ATTTTAAATAACCCTTGCTTTTTCTAATAAAAGCTTGAATATAACTGCGTATAAATTGCCCTTGCAATCTTAATCCATCACCAAGACCTGCGGCAGCATTTACGAAACCAAAAAAAAATATATTATCTAAATTTCTTGGGGCAATATGAATAAATAAATCAGGTATTCCTAATTTCCATTCCAATTTTTCTTTATCAATAAAAGGAAAATGACGATTATAACCTGTGGCATATATAATAGTATCTACCTCTATATGAGTATCATCAACAAAATGTACAATATTACCATTAAGATTTTTAATATCATCTTTTGGTAAAATATCTCCATGACCTATATGATAAAGAATTTGTGAATTCATAATTGGATGAGCTGCATCTAAAGGATGATCTGGTTTTTTTAAACCATAATCAACGCCATCAAAACCAGCTAACTTGAAAACTTGTTTTATATAAGCCATAGTTTCCTCTTTAGAAGAAAATTTATTTCCTAATTGTAGCATCCATTGAGGAGTTGGTTTTCCATCTATAAATTTAGGGTAATAATGATACCCTCTTCTAGTGCTATGATAAACTTTTTCAGAGTGATGAGATGCATCTACCGCAATATCACAACCAGAATTTCCTGCTCCAACAACTAATACTCTCTTGTTTCTAATTTGATCTGGAGATTTATAATCCATAGAATGCAAAATTTCTCCACTAAAATAACCTGAATAATTTGGATAACGAGCAACTCGTTGAGCACCATTACAAACAGCAATAAAATCATATTTTTTTTTCTTGCCATTTGAAAGTTCTACTTCCCAAATATCTTCATATTGTTCTAAATTAATTACTTCAGTATTAAAAATAGAATGATTATATACATCAAATTTTTTTGCATAAGATCGTAAATAATCAAGCATCATGCTATGATTTGGATAAACAGGATAATTATCTGGCATTGGATAATCTGGAACTTGTGTATTAAATTTTGGTGAAATAAGATGTAATGATGGATATACTCGACCACAGGAAGCTTGACTATTCCATACTCCACCTAAATCTGACTCCATTTCGTATAAATCATAGTTAATATTACCTTCACTTAATTCACGACCAAGACCAATACCCAAGGGGCCGCCTCCAATAATACATAATTTAATATTTTTATTTTTATATTTCATAATTTTATGTTTTATAAAGAATTTATTATAATAAAATAATTTATACTAATAATTTAAAAAATAAAAATTATGCTTTAATTCTTTATTTTTAGTATAAATTTTATAATAATTTAAAAATTATATTTTTTTTGCTGTAACAATAATATAACCAAGATTTTTACTCATATATTTAAATAAATAAAGCCAATTATCTATAGATTTTTCTGGATTAGGTATAGATTTATAAATTTCTTTTTTGTATGTTAAAGTAGCTTCAGTTAATTTTGAAACTAATAATGGCATTACATGAGAAGTAATATCATCAATTTTTATTAATTCAAATCCAGATTTATTTAGTAAATCTGGGTAATGTTCTACTAAAATAAAATTAGAATGAATATTTTTTTTGACATATTCTTTAAATTTATTATCATTTTTACTAACAGATAATAAAGGTAAATCAGTTAAGGTTAAAATAGACCCAGATTTTAATACTCTTCTTGCTTCATTTAATGCGGCACTATGATTCATATGAAAAATTGATTCAAAAA
The sequence above is a segment of the Candidatus Profftella armatura genome. Coding sequences within it:
- a CDS encoding flavin-containing monooxygenase, which encodes MKYKNKNIKLCIIGGGPLGIGLGRELSEGNINYDLYEMESDLGGVWNSQASCGRVYPSLHLISPKFNTQVPDYPMPDNYPVYPNHSMMLDYLRSYAKKFDVYNHSIFNTEVINLEQYEDIWEVELSNGKKKKYDFIAVCNGAQRVARYPNYSGYFSGEILHSMDYKSPDQIRNKRVLVVGAGNSGCDIAVDASHHSEKVYHSTRRGYHYYPKFIDGKPTPQWMLQLGNKFSSKEETMAYIKQVFKLAGFDGVDYGLKKPDHPLDAAHPIMNSQILYHIGHGDILPKDDIKNLNGNIVHFVDDTHIEVDTIIYATGYNRHFPFIDKEKLEWKLGIPDLFIHIAPRNLDNIFFFGFVNAAAGLGDGLRLQGQFIRSYIQAFIRKSKGYLKFLNAKKNDNPDLGQDYFIDSHRHLWEVDFWKFIKCARMYRDMLDE